GCCCGGAACACGGCGTCCGCGGGGACATCCAGTACATGGCCGCCGCGCGCGGCGGGCGCGACCGGAAGATCGGGGTGCCGGTCCACTCGTTGTACGGAAACAGCGCCGGATCGCTTCGGCCGGCGGGCAGGGCGCTGCGCGGGCTCGACGCGCTGGTCTTCGACATCCAGGACGTCGGCGCGCGCTACTACACGTACCAGGCCACCATGCTCTTCTGCATGGAGGCCGCCGCGCATGCGAAGCTCGACTTCTTCGTTCTCGACCGGCCGAATCCGATCGGCGGGCGTCCCGTGGAAGGGCCGGCGCTTCGCCCCGGCTTCGGGAGTTTTTGCGGCGTGCACGACGTGGCCGTCCGCCACGGCCTCACCGTCGGCGAACTGGCGGCCCTCTACCGGCAGGAGCGGAAACTCGACCTCGCGCTCACGGTGATTCCCTGCCGCGGCTGGCGGCGGGAGATGTTCCAACGGGACACCCGGCTCCCGTGGATCTTTCCATCGCCCAACATGCCGACGCCGGAGACGGCGCTCGTCTATCCCGGGATGTGCCTTCTGGAGGGAACGAACCTGAGCGAGGGACGGGGCACTACGCGTCCGTTCGAACTGTTCGGCGCGCCCTGGCTCGACGCCGACTCCCTTTCGGAAACCCTCGCGGCCGAGCATCTGCCGGGGGTCCGGTTCCGGCCCGTCCGCTTCGTCCCGACGTGGGACAAGCATGCCGGCAAGCGTTGCCACGGCGTCGAGGTCTTCGTCGTCGACCGCGAGGCGTTTCGTCCCTTCCGCACCGGCGTGGCCTGCGTCGCCGCGGCGCGCGCCCAGGATCCGGTCCGCTTCCGGTGGCGGACGGAAGCGTACGAATTCGTTGAGGGGATCCCGGCGTTCGACCTGCTGTGCGGATCGTCCCGCGAGCGGGAGGCGATCGAGCGCGGCCAGGGCTGGCGCGACCTCGCGGCGGATTGGGCCCGCGAGGAGCGGGCGTTCGCCAGGCGAAGGGCGCTCCATCTCCGGTACGATTAAATCCCATGCGATTTTTCCTGAAACCGTTCACGGGGGAAGGGAACCCGGCCGGCGTGACGTTCGATGGCTCGATCGCTCGCCGCGCGGATACCTTGTCGATCCGCTACGAGGTGCGGGGGAACCTGTCGAAGGTGTCGATCCCCGCCGCCGCGGAGGCGCCCCGAAGGAAGGACCGACTGTGGGAGGGGACCTGCCTCGAACTGTTTCTCGGCACGGCGGATTCCGGGGAGTATTGGGAATTCAACCTCTCCCCGTCCGGGCACTGGAACGTCTATCGGTTCACGCGCTACCGGGAGGGGATGCGGGAGGAGCCGGCCATCACGTCATTGCCGTTCGACGTCCGGAGGGATTCGGAGGCGCTCCTTCTCACCGCGGAATTCTGCATCGGGACGATCGTCCCGGCGGGTAAGGATCTTGCGATCGGCGTCGCCGCGGTGATCGGGACGATCGATGGAGGGAAAAATCACTGGGCGCTGGTCCATCCCGCCTCCCTGCCGGACTTTCACCGAAGAGACGGGTTTGCATTGACGATCCCCGGGGAAGGGTGAAGCCTCCGACCGATTCAGCCTCCGAAGAGGGCTTTCTTCTTGAAGACGCGGAAGAGAAGGTAGATCGCCGGGAACAGGAGGACGCCTCCCGCGGCAAGGATGATCAGCAGCAGGCGGAGCATTTCCGGCGACGCGGCGGACGAGGAGATCGGCAGGTCAGGCCGCACGAGGTATGGGTGCTGGGCCATCCCCCACCCGGCGAGTAGGAGCGCCACCTGCGAGGCCGCGCAGGCTCTTGCCAGCGGGTACGCGCGGTACGCAAGAGAGACGGCCGCTCCCAGCGCGGCCAAGGCATTCGCCCCCATCAATGGGACGGACCACCAGCTTCCGGTCAAGTCCCGGTGGAACTCCGGCGCTCCGCCGGCTGA
This genomic stretch from Deltaproteobacteria bacterium harbors:
- a CDS encoding DUF1343 domain-containing protein, with product PEHGVRGDIQYMAAARGGRDRKIGVPVHSLYGNSAGSLRPAGRALRGLDALVFDIQDVGARYYTYQATMLFCMEAAAHAKLDFFVLDRPNPIGGRPVEGPALRPGFGSFCGVHDVAVRHGLTVGELAALYRQERKLDLALTVIPCRGWRREMFQRDTRLPWIFPSPNMPTPETALVYPGMCLLEGTNLSEGRGTTRPFELFGAPWLDADSLSETLAAEHLPGVRFRPVRFVPTWDKHAGKRCHGVEVFVVDREAFRPFRTGVACVAAARAQDPVRFRWRTEAYEFVEGIPAFDLLCGSSREREAIERGQGWRDLAADWAREERAFARRRALHLRYD
- a CDS encoding DOMON-like domain-containing protein, producing MRFFLKPFTGEGNPAGVTFDGSIARRADTLSIRYEVRGNLSKVSIPAAAEAPRRKDRLWEGTCLELFLGTADSGEYWEFNLSPSGHWNVYRFTRYREGMREEPAITSLPFDVRRDSEALLLTAEFCIGTIVPAGKDLAIGVAAVIGTIDGGKNHWALVHPASLPDFHRRDGFALTIPGEG